In the genome of Rhizobium etli 8C-3, one region contains:
- a CDS encoding polysaccharide pyruvyl transferase family protein, with product MNILALNWLSNNIGDDVQTVAVMQHLPRVDAFIDRDHLNTYDGPQAILVTNGWFLEELDNWPPSEAIKPIFFGFHVQKRAKPTIARHAAYLKKHEPIGCRDSGTVEFIRSLGVEAYLSLCATLTFDAPAERKPDSIYLVEADLSDLTPNFRNNHGLKLKTVSHRVPETPTDVRLRFAREIIETYGRKAALIVTKRIHCAMPCVAMGIPTVFIGPKTNRTAIVEEIGLQRRSKWHPINHPFASRVAEIPPALNIDGIKAQIRQDLRSRIAAALA from the coding sequence ATGAATATTTTGGCGCTGAACTGGCTCAGCAATAACATTGGCGACGACGTTCAGACGGTGGCTGTGATGCAGCATTTGCCGCGCGTTGACGCCTTCATCGACCGAGATCACCTCAACACATACGATGGCCCCCAAGCCATCCTGGTCACAAATGGCTGGTTTCTAGAAGAACTCGATAACTGGCCACCGAGCGAAGCGATTAAACCTATCTTCTTTGGCTTCCACGTACAGAAGCGAGCCAAGCCGACTATTGCCCGGCATGCAGCCTACTTAAAAAAGCATGAGCCCATCGGATGCCGCGATAGCGGCACGGTAGAATTCATCCGGAGTTTAGGAGTTGAAGCGTACCTTTCGCTTTGTGCCACATTGACGTTCGATGCGCCTGCCGAGCGAAAGCCTGACTCGATTTACCTTGTTGAGGCAGATCTCAGCGACTTAACGCCGAACTTTCGTAATAATCACGGGCTCAAACTGAAAACCGTCAGCCATCGGGTGCCAGAGACACCGACGGATGTACGTCTCAGGTTTGCACGCGAGATTATCGAAACTTACGGCCGTAAAGCGGCACTGATAGTCACCAAGCGCATTCACTGCGCAATGCCCTGTGTCGCTATGGGCATTCCAACCGTCTTCATCGGTCCCAAGACCAATCGCACTGCAATAGTTGAAGAGATCGGACTTCAGCGGCGTTCAAAGTGGCATCCTATCAATCACCCGTTTGCAAGTAGGGTTGCTGAGATACCGCCAGCATTGAACATTGATGGCATCAAAGCGCAAATCCGTCAGGACTTGCGAAGCAGGATCGCTGCAGCCCTGGCCTAG
- a CDS encoding glycosyl transferase: MAEEMAVSEALPAAGTKQVICINWGTKFGPPYINRLYAMVARNITPPFTFTCFTDKRDGIRPEVLCEDLPPLDVAKMPEKSPGIWNKARLWGETLGSLRGPVLFLDLDLVIVASLDPFFEVGSADDVVMARNQTTPFEKLGQTSLFRFPVGKLAPLQEKFKAAPQVIADEYRFEQRFVTKNVPDGPKFFPREWVLHFRQDCRRSWPLNYFLAPRLPHSAKVVIFPRGLRPEQAISGKYHERGADNLVGHLMASFNKGKRQKRDTFFAHLRHFIRPTRWVADHWRE; this comes from the coding sequence ATGGCGGAGGAAATGGCTGTGAGCGAGGCGCTACCTGCGGCAGGCACGAAACAGGTGATCTGCATAAACTGGGGTACGAAGTTCGGCCCTCCCTATATCAATCGCCTTTATGCCATGGTTGCGAGAAATATAACTCCGCCGTTTACGTTCACATGTTTCACGGATAAGCGCGATGGCATTCGGCCTGAGGTTCTTTGCGAGGACTTACCACCATTAGACGTCGCGAAAATGCCAGAGAAATCCCCAGGGATCTGGAACAAGGCTAGGCTTTGGGGAGAAACTTTAGGGTCCCTCCGCGGCCCAGTCTTGTTTCTCGATCTGGACCTTGTGATTGTTGCGTCGCTCGATCCGTTTTTTGAGGTTGGCAGCGCCGATGACGTCGTCATGGCGCGCAATCAGACCACGCCGTTTGAAAAGCTGGGTCAGACATCGCTGTTTCGATTTCCGGTGGGCAAGCTCGCGCCGCTGCAAGAGAAATTTAAGGCGGCACCACAGGTGATTGCCGATGAGTACCGGTTTGAGCAGCGCTTCGTAACCAAAAACGTTCCGGATGGTCCGAAGTTCTTCCCGCGCGAGTGGGTTCTGCACTTTCGTCAAGATTGCCGGCGTTCTTGGCCGCTCAATTACTTCCTTGCACCGCGGCTCCCCCACAGCGCGAAAGTCGTCATCTTCCCCCGCGGTCTTCGCCCAGAGCAGGCGATAAGCGGGAAATACCACGAACGCGGCGCCGACAATCTGGTCGGACATCTTATGGCAAGCTTCAACAAGGGCAAACGGCAGAAGCGGGACACGTTCTTCGCGCATCTTCGGCATTTTATCCGTCCGACGCGCTGGGTAGCGGATCACTGGAGGGAGTAA
- a CDS encoding right-handed parallel beta-helix repeat-containing protein, translating to MILDKTKAVIMSTGLALLVGCQGAAPYIDSSFLQPDLGYQRPHPQRPPDPSVPSPDDENTGPLTPVEEPPTDTSPPSEDAGQSTPCGQATISKIRAPGSEPVSLRCNIQLSSRDVVTRQLIFEGSSASNAVLDCGGGLIDVSSGSSRMQKTGIVVRSTRIASGQWDAPRNVTIRNCRIRGFVRIYGLGENANGEVMKASSLKPDHTTYAQAAAPANVRFEKVRIEAPGGIPFYVGPGVTGAALISSQISGRSTAVAVYLDAESARNTISGNVFSIKTDKRELIAIDGSARNTISRNTFENSDNGGIFVYRNCGEGGVIRHQKPEFNQITQNTFRYSSGRKQPAVWLGSRNGGKDYCFTDPAYPFGSSASNADFADNNNVEGNRIVGGGRDLIVSRGGNNVVRDNTSQ from the coding sequence ATGATACTCGACAAGACGAAAGCTGTCATAATGTCAACGGGCCTCGCCTTGCTGGTCGGCTGCCAGGGCGCAGCGCCCTATATTGACAGCTCATTTTTGCAGCCCGATCTTGGATATCAGAGGCCGCATCCTCAGCGACCGCCGGACCCCTCCGTGCCGTCGCCTGATGACGAAAACACCGGGCCATTAACTCCGGTCGAGGAGCCTCCCACCGACACCTCGCCACCAAGCGAAGACGCTGGGCAAAGCACACCGTGCGGACAGGCGACGATCTCCAAAATAAGGGCCCCTGGTTCAGAGCCGGTTTCCTTGCGGTGCAATATCCAGCTGTCTTCGCGCGACGTCGTGACCCGTCAGTTGATCTTCGAAGGAAGTTCCGCTTCAAACGCAGTACTTGATTGTGGCGGGGGGCTGATCGACGTCAGTTCCGGTAGTTCACGGATGCAGAAGACAGGGATCGTCGTTCGCTCGACGCGGATTGCGTCGGGGCAGTGGGATGCTCCGCGCAATGTCACCATTCGTAACTGCCGGATCAGAGGATTTGTCAGGATTTACGGTCTCGGAGAAAATGCGAACGGAGAAGTCATGAAGGCTTCTTCGCTCAAGCCTGATCACACCACTTATGCCCAGGCCGCGGCGCCGGCCAACGTGAGATTTGAGAAAGTTCGGATCGAAGCACCCGGTGGCATACCGTTCTATGTGGGGCCGGGCGTAACAGGAGCGGCTTTGATATCGTCTCAAATATCAGGTCGCAGCACCGCCGTTGCCGTATATCTTGACGCCGAGTCAGCCCGCAACACGATCTCCGGAAACGTCTTCAGCATCAAAACGGACAAGCGTGAGTTGATAGCTATCGATGGTTCTGCAAGAAATACGATTTCCCGTAATACGTTCGAAAACTCCGACAATGGCGGAATATTCGTCTATCGCAATTGCGGAGAAGGCGGCGTTATTCGCCACCAGAAACCGGAATTCAATCAAATAACGCAAAACACGTTTCGTTATTCTTCTGGCCGAAAGCAACCGGCAGTTTGGCTGGGATCCCGTAACGGCGGCAAGGACTATTGCTTTACCGATCCGGCCTATCCATTTGGCAGCAGCGCAAGCAATGCAGACTTTGCTGACAACAACAATGTCGAAGGAAACAGGATCGTCGGTGGTGGTCGCGATCTGATCGTTAGCAGGGGCGGCAACAATGTCGTTCGAGACAACACGTCACAATAG
- a CDS encoding capsule biosynthesis protein: MIVPVVRSEEKAKRVFLFLQGPSSMLYCRIADRLEAAGCACLRVNLNSGDWLFWRRRGALNYRGPFAAWSGYVRHLIADSKITDLIVHGEERPYHRAAIAEARMMGVSIYAIEMGHLRPDWVTIEREGLSSNSRFPADPDHILAAAEGLPEPDWNRRYSHTFLSEAIADLLYYLPTVFLSLFYPHYRRHGLFHPLAEYAGWLRRLATGRKRAREANLRIGQLSSDNAAFFVYPLQIETDYQLRAHSPFHSQRDAIRYILRSFAEHAPQEAKLLVKVHPLDNGLIDWDDYVNATALSLGLSGRVQVIDGGDLSTLIAASRGMVTVNSTAALSALQAGKPVKTLGVTIYDIEGLTDPGSIDRFWQDPQPPSAKLLGAFMRLLAASVQVRGNFYSKEGAKAAAESIASRLLVRNVNEPGAYVEPPIRKHPVKIDVP; encoded by the coding sequence ATGATCGTGCCGGTGGTCCGCTCAGAGGAGAAGGCGAAACGCGTCTTCCTGTTTCTCCAGGGGCCATCGTCCATGCTCTATTGCCGGATCGCGGACCGTCTTGAGGCAGCAGGCTGCGCGTGCCTCCGCGTCAACCTCAACAGCGGGGATTGGCTGTTCTGGCGCAGGCGAGGTGCCTTGAACTATCGGGGTCCTTTCGCCGCCTGGTCGGGCTATGTCCGTCATCTCATCGCCGACAGCAAGATCACCGACCTTATCGTCCACGGCGAGGAAAGACCCTATCACCGTGCTGCCATCGCCGAAGCCCGCATGATGGGCGTTTCGATCTACGCAATCGAGATGGGGCATCTTAGGCCCGATTGGGTGACGATCGAGCGCGAGGGCCTTTCGTCCAACTCACGCTTTCCCGCTGATCCGGATCATATACTTGCGGCTGCGGAAGGCCTGCCGGAACCCGATTGGAACAGGCGCTACAGTCACACTTTCCTCTCCGAAGCGATCGCCGATCTCCTGTATTACCTGCCGACCGTGTTCCTCTCGCTCTTTTATCCTCATTACCGGCGGCACGGGCTATTTCATCCGCTCGCCGAATATGCCGGCTGGCTGAGAAGGCTCGCAACAGGCCGCAAGAGGGCCCGCGAGGCGAATTTGAGAATTGGCCAGCTGTCTTCCGATAATGCTGCGTTCTTTGTCTATCCCCTGCAGATTGAAACCGACTATCAGCTGCGCGCCCATTCGCCTTTCCACAGCCAGCGGGATGCGATCCGCTATATTCTGCGTTCATTTGCCGAGCACGCACCGCAAGAAGCGAAGCTGCTCGTCAAAGTCCATCCGCTCGATAACGGGCTTATCGACTGGGACGACTATGTGAACGCCACGGCCCTGTCGCTCGGCCTGTCCGGTCGCGTGCAGGTTATCGACGGCGGTGATCTCTCGACGCTGATCGCTGCAAGCCGGGGCATGGTCACAGTCAATTCGACAGCTGCGCTTTCCGCATTGCAGGCAGGAAAGCCCGTTAAGACGCTCGGAGTGACGATTTATGATATCGAAGGGCTGACGGATCCAGGTTCCATCGATCGTTTCTGGCAAGATCCACAACCGCCATCGGCAAAGCTTCTTGGCGCGTTCATGCGATTGCTCGCTGCCTCCGTGCAGGTTCGCGGCAACTTCTATTCGAAAGAGGGAGCGAAGGCAGCAGCCGAAAGCATTGCCTCGAGGTTGCTGGTGCGAAATGTCAACGAGCCGGGCGCCTACGTAGAGCCGCCGATCCGCAAACATCCTGTGAAAATAGACGTTCCTTGA
- a CDS encoding sulfatase-like hydrolase/transferase, whose product MAFIAGNRKSMVSLRLHDVPFLLVASCFVLTCLFVYATDWFAMPSVVYRQNKIERTPARYALDLAARLPVIALVFAGFFSVTWRPIYAMQATMSFFVIFTGISRAKFKFIREPLIFSDIALVVDVFKYKEIFYATSLNVFFWIFSFLYVFGVTGLYFYFEPHILPDSARLFSVLVGLAVAFGPWLALFYGPVNGPVSRATQQLVGPIDIKKNTVRFGTFTSVVLHFIIWLGRRREKIVHELSVMLKSALHDLWDPDGDEEPPLIVVWQSESFIDLRHFEVKDLKLPNLDRLRKRAAQWGRMTSVFEGGYTLRTEFAVLSGLQPDDVHIDASYPYLSASQYADVVWPNKLKDAGWKTQFIHPYDRTFFLRHKAMPQLGFDHMMMLDEFDHNPERDGPYVSDQMLTKSVIREIEKDPDIKNFLFVASMANHGPWEAGRVGDLTDSVEIYSELLRRADHALGNLAHHLDTLDRPVWLLFYGDHAPLLKAFADPFPDPRTDYVIVPLGRARSHSQRPVPPREEAPWNLLGTLLRYAGLSKELPAQ is encoded by the coding sequence TTGGCATTTATTGCCGGTAATAGAAAATCGATGGTTTCGTTGCGCTTACATGATGTCCCCTTTCTACTGGTTGCCTCCTGCTTCGTCCTGACGTGCCTCTTCGTCTACGCAACGGACTGGTTCGCGATGCCGTCTGTCGTCTATCGCCAGAACAAGATCGAGCGGACACCCGCGCGCTATGCGCTCGATCTTGCCGCGCGCCTTCCGGTTATCGCTCTGGTCTTTGCGGGGTTCTTTTCGGTGACGTGGCGGCCGATCTACGCCATGCAGGCGACGATGAGCTTCTTTGTGATTTTCACCGGGATTTCACGCGCCAAATTCAAGTTCATCAGAGAGCCGTTGATTTTCTCCGATATCGCGCTCGTCGTCGATGTCTTCAAATACAAGGAGATTTTCTATGCGACCTCGCTCAACGTCTTCTTCTGGATATTCTCGTTCCTGTACGTTTTCGGCGTGACCGGGCTCTATTTCTACTTCGAGCCGCACATCTTGCCTGACAGCGCACGGCTGTTCTCGGTGCTGGTCGGACTTGCCGTTGCCTTCGGCCCGTGGCTGGCGCTTTTCTATGGTCCCGTGAACGGGCCGGTTTCGCGGGCCACTCAGCAGCTCGTTGGACCGATCGATATCAAGAAGAATACGGTCCGCTTCGGCACGTTCACGTCTGTCGTCCTGCATTTTATCATATGGCTTGGCCGCCGCCGCGAGAAGATCGTGCACGAGCTGTCGGTCATGCTGAAGTCGGCGCTGCACGATCTTTGGGATCCGGACGGCGACGAAGAGCCGCCGCTCATCGTCGTCTGGCAGTCGGAATCCTTCATCGACCTTCGTCATTTCGAGGTCAAAGACCTGAAGCTTCCCAATCTTGATCGGCTGCGCAAGCGGGCGGCGCAGTGGGGCCGCATGACCAGCGTGTTCGAAGGCGGTTATACGCTTCGCACAGAATTTGCAGTCTTAAGCGGACTTCAGCCGGACGACGTGCATATCGATGCGAGCTACCCCTATCTGAGCGCAAGCCAATATGCGGATGTCGTTTGGCCGAATAAGCTGAAGGATGCCGGCTGGAAGACGCAGTTCATTCACCCCTATGACCGTACCTTCTTCCTGCGTCATAAGGCAATGCCGCAGCTCGGCTTCGATCACATGATGATGCTCGACGAATTCGATCACAATCCGGAGCGCGACGGCCCTTATGTGAGCGATCAGATGCTGACGAAAAGCGTTATCCGCGAGATCGAAAAGGATCCGGACATCAAGAATTTCCTGTTCGTCGCCTCAATGGCCAACCATGGCCCCTGGGAGGCCGGTCGCGTCGGTGACCTCACGGATTCTGTGGAGATCTATTCCGAGCTCCTTCGTCGCGCCGATCACGCCCTTGGAAACCTGGCCCATCATCTCGATACGCTGGACCGGCCAGTCTGGTTGCTCTTCTACGGCGATCATGCGCCGCTCTTGAAGGCTTTCGCCGATCCGTTTCCGGACCCTCGTACCGATTACGTGATCGTGCCGCTCGGTCGCGCTCGCTCGCATTCGCAGCGTCCTGTTCCTCCGCGGGAAGAAGCGCCATGGAACCTGCTCGGAACGCTGCTGCGCTATGCCGGCCTCAGCAAAGAGTTGCCGGCGCAATGA
- a CDS encoding SDR family NAD(P)-dependent oxidoreductase: MHVIVTGGSSGIGLAVAKAYAARGERVSLIARDAERLDQALREVKAASKGGSAFAFSADVSKHEDLAFAVKACETANGHCDVLIASAGIVEPAAFDALPAAAFDQQITTNLLGTANAARAVYHSMKARGQGTIMVVSSGAALIGLHGYAAYCASKSALKGFAEAVQAEAVGTGIRVSICFPPDTLTPQYQREMTMRPWQAEVLMGKVKPWTAEAIAQRIIAGIDRNRSKIHFTPSLMALAYLGPFIKPLLSRWYRYRLKRGVRETHARSSTVHLKTGISSGIDTPKL, from the coding sequence ATGCATGTCATCGTAACCGGCGGTTCAAGCGGCATCGGATTAGCAGTCGCAAAGGCTTACGCCGCCAGAGGCGAGCGTGTTTCGCTGATCGCACGCGATGCCGAACGCCTGGATCAGGCGCTTCGAGAGGTCAAGGCTGCATCGAAAGGCGGAAGCGCTTTTGCCTTTTCGGCTGACGTTTCCAAACATGAGGACCTGGCATTTGCGGTCAAAGCCTGTGAAACGGCAAACGGCCACTGCGATGTGCTGATCGCCTCTGCCGGCATCGTCGAACCGGCCGCCTTCGACGCTCTTCCAGCAGCGGCCTTCGACCAGCAAATAACCACAAATCTCCTGGGCACGGCAAATGCCGCCCGTGCCGTCTATCACAGCATGAAGGCGAGGGGGCAGGGGACCATCATGGTGGTCTCGTCGGGTGCCGCATTGATTGGCCTTCACGGTTATGCGGCCTATTGCGCCTCCAAATCCGCCCTCAAGGGCTTTGCCGAAGCCGTTCAGGCGGAAGCTGTCGGAACGGGAATTCGCGTCTCCATCTGCTTTCCGCCGGACACGCTGACACCCCAGTATCAGCGCGAAATGACGATGCGGCCATGGCAGGCCGAGGTTCTCATGGGCAAGGTGAAGCCGTGGACGGCCGAAGCAATTGCGCAGCGAATTATCGCCGGTATCGACCGCAACCGCTCGAAGATCCACTTTACGCCATCTCTCATGGCGCTTGCCTATCTGGGACCGTTCATCAAGCCGCTGCTTTCGCGCTGGTACCGTTATCGATTGAAGCGTGGCGTAAGGGAAACGCATGCAAGGTCATCGACTGTGCATTTGAAGACAGGGATATCATCGGGCATTGACACGCCCAAGCTTTAA
- a CDS encoding aminotransferase class I/II-fold pyridoxal phosphate-dependent enzyme, with protein MTNSEGKAQDRKTGLLDQMRHANESSGRNRTARMNRHPQSPVRQVTRFDELPEYQRVMTQKIGAQMAGIGNPFYRSHDKAAGATTVMSGREFANFASYDYLATNTDPLVNQRAKEAIDRFGISASASRLVAGERPVHVELEHALAKVYGVDAAVCFVSGYLTNVAAISCLMGPQDLVIHDEFIHNSALAGIKQSGATRRLFKHNDVENLESVLKTLSSDFRRILVIVEGVYSMDGDIADLPALVELRSRYGFWLMVDEAHALGVLGETGRGSFEHCGIDPHDVDIWMGTLSKTTSSCGGYIAGSQALADVLKAEAGGFVYSVGLAPVLAAAALTGLEILAKEPDRTARLRRNGALFLRLAKDAGLDTGLATGYSVVPVIVGDSVRAVQLSNDLLEEGINALPIIHPAVPEGMARLRFFITCNHTDEQIAHAVTVTAKRLKDLQDRNFGLGSIDFEKVMKLLPMNQMAGKP; from the coding sequence ATGACCAATTCAGAAGGCAAGGCGCAGGACCGGAAAACGGGACTGCTCGATCAGATGCGGCACGCCAACGAGTCGTCCGGCAGAAACCGGACAGCCCGGATGAACCGCCACCCTCAGTCGCCGGTTCGCCAGGTGACACGATTCGACGAATTGCCGGAATACCAGCGGGTGATGACCCAGAAGATCGGGGCGCAGATGGCCGGCATCGGCAACCCCTTCTACCGGTCTCATGACAAGGCGGCAGGTGCAACGACTGTCATGTCCGGCCGGGAATTCGCAAACTTTGCCTCTTATGACTACCTCGCAACCAATACGGACCCGCTCGTCAACCAGCGGGCAAAAGAGGCGATAGATCGCTTTGGCATTTCTGCGTCGGCAAGCCGGCTGGTTGCCGGAGAGCGGCCCGTGCATGTCGAACTCGAACATGCACTTGCCAAGGTCTACGGGGTCGACGCTGCCGTCTGCTTCGTCAGCGGCTACCTGACCAATGTCGCTGCGATCAGCTGTCTGATGGGCCCGCAAGACCTCGTGATCCATGACGAATTCATTCATAACAGTGCGCTTGCCGGCATCAAGCAATCGGGCGCGACACGACGTCTCTTCAAGCATAATGATGTCGAGAACCTCGAATCCGTTCTGAAGACACTGTCCTCCGACTTCCGCCGTATCCTGGTGATTGTCGAAGGCGTCTATTCGATGGATGGCGATATCGCCGACCTGCCGGCCCTGGTCGAGCTAAGGTCGCGTTACGGCTTCTGGCTGATGGTCGATGAGGCACACGCTCTCGGGGTCCTTGGAGAAACTGGTCGCGGCAGCTTCGAACATTGCGGTATCGATCCACATGACGTCGACATCTGGATGGGAACGCTTTCCAAGACCACATCGAGCTGCGGCGGCTATATAGCCGGAAGCCAGGCCCTGGCGGACGTCTTGAAGGCCGAAGCCGGTGGCTTCGTCTATAGTGTCGGCCTGGCGCCGGTACTGGCGGCTGCGGCATTGACCGGCCTTGAAATATTGGCAAAAGAGCCGGACCGTACTGCCCGCCTGCGGCGCAACGGCGCGCTCTTTCTCAGGCTTGCGAAGGACGCCGGTCTCGATACCGGCCTTGCGACCGGTTATTCCGTCGTTCCGGTGATCGTCGGCGATTCCGTTCGGGCCGTGCAGCTTTCCAATGATCTTCTCGAAGAGGGCATAAACGCGCTTCCGATCATCCATCCGGCAGTTCCCGAGGGCATGGCGCGGCTGCGTTTCTTCATCACCTGCAATCACACGGATGAGCAGATTGCCCACGCTGTCACTGTGACAGCGAAGCGGCTCAAAGATTTACAGGACCGCAATTTCGGCCTAGGTTCGATCGACTTCGAAAAGGTCATGAAACTCCTGCCGATGAACCAGATGGCGGGCAAGCCTTAG